The DNA window TTCTCATCAATGTTTTCGGGTGCAGCAGCTTTTAATCAACCACTAAATTCATGGAATACATCAAATGCTACTAATTTCCGATATGTATTTTCTAATACAGCATCTTTTAATCAGCCCCTTGATCATTGGAATACAAGCAAAATAACAGATTTTGAACATATGTTTGCAGATGCTGTATCATTTAATCAACCGATTGGTAACTGGGATGTTAGTAAAGTTGATTATAGTGCTGGTTTTAATATGTTTAACGGAGCCTCGCATTTTGATCAGGATATTTCTACCTGGAATATACAGCTTCAAAACTTTAGTGGAAATTCAATATTCTTTGGATTAAAAAATTCAGGTTTATCATGTACAAATTATAATAATTTCTTAATTGCTTTAAATAATAATCCCACCTGGGCCAGCTCAACAATAACATCTGGAAGTATAGACGCCACAGGGCTTATCTATTCTACACCACAAGCTATTATGGCAAGAGCTCAATTGGTTAACAAAGGGCTTAATATTATTGGAGACAGCTATTCTACATGTGTTTTATCAACAACAGAACCTTCAAAACAATTAAAAACCCAAGCGTATCCAAATCCAACAACAGGAATGATAACTGTTGAAGCTACTGTCAACGAAAATGTTTATTTATATGACAGTACTGGTAAAATCATTAAAAATATAACTCTAAGCAAAGGAAATAACCGTATTGACCTTACCGAATATCCAGCAGGAAATTATCTGTTAAAAGGTAACAGTATTTTCACTAAAATAATTAAGAAATAGGTTATTTTTAAAATTCATGATAGGTTTCCGAAGGATTACCTAATTTAAATTAAGCTCCAAAGTCTATGAACTTTGGAGCTTGTTTATTATGACAAAAACTCTATGTATTTCGCCTATAAATTGTCACCGCAGGTTACTCAGATTTCCAAAGATTGCTGTGCCTTAAACCCATTCCAGTCCGTCATTACGTATATTTTTTAGATTAAAACATAAAAATTCAACGCTATTTTTATACATTTAAATCAAATAAAAAATATACAATCTCAATACGGATATTTATGAAAACTCAAAAGCAAATCACTGTTTATAATGAAAAAGAGAGTTTCAAAACTGATACCATTGAAAATTTTTATATTTCTTATTATCAGGATGAAAGGAAAAATCTGAACCGTACAGACAGCCATCAGCATACTTACTATGAAATCATCTGGATAGAAAAGGGAAAGGGTGTGCATACCATAGATTTTAAAAACTATGAATTTTCGGGGCCTTGTCTTTTCCTTTTGCATCCTAAGAATGTGCACAGAATCTACAAAGAAACACCTACCAGTGGAGGCGTTATTAAATTTAATGATAACTTTTTCGTCAATGAAGATTCTCATTCGAAATTTCTTTTGAAATACGGTGTTTTTGATGATATAGACGTGCTACCGGTCATCAATCTGAATGAGGAAGAAAAAGCAGAGATCACCGATTTTTTCCGACTGATGTGTAAACAGTCTGATAACGGAGATGCTTTTTCAGCGCACATTATATTGAATTTACTCAAATCTTTTCTGCTTAAGATCTATCAGATTAAAAAGAAGAGTTGTAGTATTGAAGATATTTCAGATCATCGTTTTTTAAGGTTTAAACAATTTCAGGAACTTTTGGAGAACCATTTTATTCAACATCACAGCGTAAGTTTCTACGCAGAAAAACTAAAAATAAGCAGCAAAACGCTTTCTACCGTCTGTAAACTGATCAGTCATAAAACCGCTCAGGAGTTAATAAAAGAAAGAATTCTTCTGGAAGCCAAAAGAATGTTGATGTACACCGATCTGTCGGTAAAGGAAGTGGCTTATCATCTGGGATTTGAGGATCATGCCTACTTTACAAGGTTCTTTACTTCGAATGTTCTTCAGAATCCTTCAGATTTTAAGAAGGCAAATACATAATTTCCCAAAAGTCCAATACTCCGGAAGTTTTATCCATTTCATAATCGGGGGATTCTGCCCAATTTTACAGGACAATAATACCGTAAAATGATGGATAGAATAACATTTTTAAAAAACTCAGCTTTAGCCGTAGCGGCAGTTCCTTTATTATCTTTTATGAAAAAACCTGATAAAATTCCAACTCCAATGAAAAAATTATGTACAGCATGCGGAACCCAGTTCCCGGAAGATTATAATGAAAAATTATGTGCCATCTGCAATGAAGAAAGACAATATATTCCGGTGACCGGCCAAACGTGGACAACTCATGAACAGCTTCTTACGAATCATACCACCCAGATTGTACAATTGAATGAGCATCTTTATGAGATTGTCATTACCCCCAGATTTGCCATAGGACAGAGGGCTTTTCTGGTGGTTTCAAAAAACGGGAATATCCTTTGGGACTGTATTCCTTTACTGGATCAGCATGTGATTGATTTTATTAATGAAAAAGGAGGTGTACAGGCCATTGCTATTTCACATCCTCATTATTACAGCAATATGAATGATTGGGCAGAACAGTTTAAATGTCCGATCTATATTCATAAAAAAGACGAGCTGTACATCAATGAAAAAGGGAGTCGAATTAAGCTTTGGGAAGGCAATGAAATGCCTCTGTGGGATGATATTAAAATAGTAAATATCGGCGGACATTTTGCCGGCAGCAGTATTTTACTCCATAAAAACATGTCGGAAAAAGGCACCATGCTTAGTGGTGATACGATGTATCTTTCGCCCAATTTAAAGCACTTTGCCATTATGTACAGTTATCCCAACAGAATGCCATTGCCCATATCGGAAATCAAAAGGATCAAAAAACGCCTCGAGGACCTGGAATTTGATGCAGTGTATGGTTTTTACAGCTACCAGAATCTGACAAAAAATGTAAAACAAATTCTGAACAGCTCTATAGAAAAGTATTTAAGTTAAAAAAGACAACTCCCGTCTTCAGTCAATATAATTTGAAGACGGGAGTTGTTATTTTACATCTGCTGAGAAAAACTTATCGCTTATTTATTTTTAGTCGTTCCTACTGCCAGCACCTGAAATGTACCCGGCAATATCCTGGCTCTTCCTCTGCTGTCTTTTTCTGTCGCACTAAAATCAGCTGTCGGAAGATATAAATGATGGGTGGAGCTATCCAATGCTATCGTACGTGCCCCTTTCTTTGTTTCAATATTTGGTAATTGAGCATATTGACGGGCATTGTCCTGATGAATAACAGAGATATTTCCTTCACCGTTGGAGGTATAAATAGTATTGCTTTTTGCATCAAATACAACACCATCACAATGATCTCCGATAGGTAGTTTTTTAATAAGTTTTCCTGTATTGGCATCCAGGATTACCAACATTTTATCACATGTACTGAACAATCTGTTATTTTTTATATCTATTGCCAACCCGGACGGTCCTTCTTCATGATCCAGTCCCCAATGAAATAATACGGTAAAAGTTTTAGCATCAATAACCACTATTTCATTTTTATCTTCAATATTTACAAATATTCTGCCTTTACCATCGCTCACTGCAGTTTCAGGTTTTCCGTCAACATTAATAGTTTTTATAACCGTGTTGGTCTTAGGATCAATTATACTTAAGTCATTGCTTTTCCCATTACAGACCACTATATTTTTTGAAAATGTCTCATAAAATACAGCATCAGGATTTTTCCCCACCTGGATTTCATTGGTTACCTTGTGGGTTTCGGTATCAATTACTTTCACCTTATCCAGCTTTCCACAGGAAATATACCCTTTATTGGTGTTGGGAACGAAGGCAATTCCATGAACCCCATTTGTTTCTTCAATTTCGGCAACAGGAGCTCCCGTCATTTTATCAATAATATTAACGCGGCTGCCATGGCTTACATATAATTGATTGTTTTGAGGATTTAAAGATAAATAGTCCCATCCGCTGTCATCACCACCGATATTAAAGGTATCAATAACTTTCATAGGAGAAGCTTTCTGTCCATAAACATTGAATGAAAATGCAAGGGAAATGGCGAGTACTGAAATAAGTTTTGTATTCATAATCTTATTTATATTTATTTAAATGAAAAAAATGATTAAAATTGTTTGATCAGGCCAATAGAAAATTGCTTATCACTATAGCCCGGAAATAGGTGAACCTGATTATTTTTATTTTTACCGATGTGAATCTTATCATAAAGCCAATAAGACAGAGTTGTAGAAAGGATACCAACACCGGCTCCCGCCGCAACATCGCCCAGCCAATGTTTATTATTGTACATTCTGAGAATTCCTGTTCCTGTAGCAACCACATAGCCTGCAACACCTATCCAGGGAGAGACATTCCAATATTCTCTACGAAGAAATTCTGCAGAAGCAAAAGCCAGCGCAGTGTGTCCGGAAGGAAAAGACTGATTGTTGCTGCCATCCGGTCTTTCCTGATGAGTCAATTTTTTAGTAGGAATTACAATAGCCGTAGAAATCCCGATTGACATTGCGTAAACGATCAATTCTTTTTTCACAGAGCTTTGGCCTTTTATTCCAAAAGCCTGAAGAGCAAATACCGCAGCGCCCGGTAAAAATTGGGTATAATTGTCAATACTGGTTCCGAAAGTAGGATGATCTTCCATAATCTCGTTTCGGGTATCAAAATTGATTTTCTTAAACCATTTAGTTTCTGTAGCCAGTACTCCGTAGGTAATTAATACACCTGGGATAATAAACTGCCTGGGTTTTAGCTTAAAAGGAGTCGGAGTAGACAGACTATCTCTAATAATACTGTTATAAGCCATAATCGCGGCACTGTCCTTTACCGGCTTATTGAGGCTGTCATTCTGAGCGGATATTGCGAAAGGCAATAGAAGGAAGATTAAAAATTTCATTCTTCTGTTTGTTTTAAATGGATTTTGTTTAATAAAGTCGGAAATACAATAAGTAAAAGCGGCAGCGCTACCAAAAACCCGCCAATCACAGCAATGGCTAGAGGCTGATGCATCTGAGCTCCTGTTCCGATCCCCAGTGCGAGGGGCATCAAAGCTATGATAGCTCCTAATGCAGTCATTAACTTGGGGCGGAGTCTTGTACTGATCGCATATATAATAGCCTGCTCTTTTGTTTTGGCAGCAAGGCTTTCATGAAATTGTAAGTAAGTGAAAATGGCATTTTCTCCAATGATCCCCACCATCATAATCAATCCTGTATAACTTCCTACGTTCAACGGCGTATTGGTAAGAAATAGCAGCAATATTCCCCCGGAAATCCCCAGCACGGAAATAAATAATATAAGAAAAGCAACCGTAATATTCCGGAATAAGAAAAGCATGACAGAAAATACAAGCAAACAGGAAATCCCCAAAATAATCAGAAGCTCCCGGAAGGATCGCTGTTGTTCTGCATAAGCACCACCATAGATCACAGAGTAACCTGCCGGAAGTTTTATTTTTTGGTCAATCTGCTTTTGAATTTCATTAATTGTTCCTCCAAGATCACCGTTATCAAGTCTGGCCGTTACAATGCCAAGGGTTTGCAGATCTTCTCTGTTTACTTCTGCAGAACCACTGGTAACAGCTACAGTTGCAAATTCACTTAAAGGCTTCAGAGTTCCGTTGGGCAAAGAAATCATACTGTTATTGATATCGTTGAGAGACTGATTGGTTTTACTATTATACAGCAATCTGATAGGGGTGAACTGCACCTGGTCAAAAATATTTCCGACAACATTTCCGTCAAGATTAGCCTGAAGCTGGCTCTGGAAATCCGGTAATGCTATTTTATACTGAGCTAAAACAGGGAGTTTAGGAGTAATAATCATGGAAGGACCTGCGATGACAATTCCATCGAATACATCAGCGGTACCGTTTACCTTACCAACGATATCAGCTATTTTTTTTGAATAATTTTCAATAATTTTCTGATCAGTGCCAAAAACTTTAATTTCAATAGGCTGTACACTGCTCATCAGATCTCCCAGCATATCTGAAATGACCTGCCCGAAATCAACGGTTAAAGGAAGTCCCGACGCTTCTATTTTTGATCGGATCTCATCAGTGACTTCAGCTGTTGTTTTACTTCGGTCTTTTTTCAGCTGAATCAGATAATCCCCCGTGTTGGGTTCTGTAATAAAAAATCCCATTTGGGTTCCCGTTCTTCTACTGTAGGCAGCAACTTCCGGGTTTGCAACAATGATTTTCTCTACTATTTTTAGTTCCCGGTCAGTTTCTTCTAATGAAGTTCCGGGAGGAGACTTATAATCGAGTACAATACTTCCTTCATCCATTTCCGGTAAAAAACCTGTACTGATATTGGGTAAAATCAAAGCAGTAATAATGATCAGAAATAAGATAAATAGATAGCTGAATAAAGGCTTTCTGATGAAAAATCCAACCCATTTTCTTTCTTTTACATCGTGATGCTGCAGGTTTTTTTCTTTTGCCTTTCCCGAAGAAAGGAATAAATAGATGACGGGAAGCAAAACCCACGTAGCAAAGAAGGAACAGATCAAAGTAACGATCATCGTATCAGTCATCACTTTGAAATAGGCTCCTGCAACTCCGCTCATCAGGATGAAAGGTAAAAATATAACAATAGTACTTAAGGAAGAACCCACCATTGCCTTCAACAGATAATTGATTGCTTTCTGAACCAGTGTTTTGGACGATTCTTCCGGGTGTTCTTCGTGGGTACGATGTATTTGCTCCACAACGACAATGGCATCATCTATAATAAGTCCGATTGCAGCAGCAATAGCTCCCAGGGTCATAATATTGAAAGTCTGCCCGATGGCATATAAAACCAGCATCGTAAGACTTAAAGTAATTGGAATTGTAATTAATATAACGGCACTGGCTTTCCAGGAACGGAGGAAAATAATAGCGACAATAATTGCCAGCAAAAGACCTATCCATAAAGCATCTGTTACACTTTTGATAGAATCATTTACAAAGTCTGCCTGTACATAATAAGGTTTTAGTACCACATCTTTTGTGAGTGTCTTCTGCAAATCACTAATTTTAGCATTCATCGCGTTCGTAAGTTCCACTACATTGGCATTAGGCTGCTGAATGACAGCAATCAGGATACTTTCTTTACCATTGGCATTTACCTTAATATATTGTTTGGCATTGTGAATATTAATTTCAGCAATATCACCTAATAAAACAATACGGTTTCCATTATTGCTGACTACCAGGTTTTTCAGTTGACTTTCATTACGGATTTGTGCATCAGTAAGTGTGAGATACAGATATCTGAAGTCCGAAGAATATCCGTTTGATTTGATAAAATTGGTAGTATTAATGGCCTGTTCAACATTGGCTGAAGTAATGCCCAAACGGGCCATCATCTGCTGGTTCATCAATACCCGGAATTCTTTGTCCTGACCACCGATGACTCTTATTTCACTTACCCCGGGAACCTGAGAAAGAAAAGGTTTAATAGTATATAATGCCAGCTGTTTAAGAGCTATAGGATCTTTGGTGTCAGAATTCAAAGAATATCCTATTACCGGTAGAATAGAAGGACTCATCTTTTCTACGGTGATATTGGTTTCCGGTGGCAGTTGATTTCTGATTTCATTAATGCTGCTTTCTACCTGTTGTTTTGCCAGATCTACATTTACTTTCCAGGACATAAATGCCGAGATTTCACAACTTCCTCTGCTGGTTGTGCTTTTAAGAACCTGAAGGTCAGGAACTTTTTTAATAGCATTTTCCAATACTTTGGTTACTCCCACAGTCATTTGCCCTACAGGCTGTTGTCCTACATCTGCAATCACTTTTATTTTCGGAAAAGTAACCTGCGGAAATAAGGCAGACTGTATCTTGGTATAAGAATAAATGCCACCTGTAAGGATCAGAAAAATCAGGATCAAAAGGGGACTTCTGTAGGTTACAAAAAATGATTTTTTCATCTGATTAAGGAGTTTTAATTTTCACAGCAGCCGTATCATCGAGTCCGAAGTTTCCGGAAGTAATCACTCTGTCTTTTGTGGTAAGATTCCCTGATTTTATTTGAATAAACCGATCCGTTTCAATCCCTTTTTCCACAGGTGTTTTTACAGCGGTTGTATCATTGGTCATTTTCATCACCCAAAAAGATGATTGGGTTTCATCACTTAACACTGCCATTTTGGGTACTGATAATCCATATGCCGTTGATTTTGAAAAAGTAACCGTACCTATTAAATTTTCTGGAATACTATTGCTGTTTGGAACTTGAAGAAGTACTTTTACGGTCTGAGATATGGCATCCACTGAAGGCATTACTTTGGCAACTTTGGCCGGAAGGCTGTTTCCGTCAGGTAATTTTACAGATAAAGAGTTCTTATTTTTAATCAGCTGCAAATATTCATATGGAACGTCTACGACAAATCCGAAACTGGAAGCATCAGTAATCGTCGCAAGGATTTCACCATCCTGTACATAATCTCCGATTTGATGATTGAGCATCACCACATATCCTGTTGCTGGGCTCACAACGGTTGTTGTTCCGCTAAATCTAAATGACTTGTCCAACTGATTAATCGTATTGCCTAAAGCTCTTGCTTCTTTGGTCTGTAGCCCGAAAAGAACTGAGCCACGGCTTATTCTGTCTCCCAGTCTAACGGTCATATTGGTAATATACCCTGTGCTATTGGCTTTTGCATCGGACTTTAAAAGATAAGTTGCTGTTGCATTCAGGGTAATATCATTATTCAGCTGAATGGTATCAGAAGGATAGGCAACAGAAACTTCGGTTTTAGGCTTCGCTGCAGGTTTTGCTTCCTCTGAAGCACCAGGATCATTTTTCTTACAACTGAATGTAAGAATACTCACTAATATCAGGTAAAATAATTGTTTCATGACTATTGGATAATGAGATATTGCATCTGATTCTGTAAATTGAATAAGGTGGCGTTATACTGAATGATATTGCCTTTAAGATTCAGTAGATTATTAATTGACAAAATAAAATCCACCATTCTTACATCTCCCGTGGGAAGTTGTCTGGCATTGGCTTCTACCAGTGTCTTAGCATAATTAATCTGCTGAGTGGCCGTTCCTATCATTTTATAATATTGTTCCATCTGATTTTGTATTTGAAAAATTTGCTGTTGGTATTGTCTCTCCGTTTGCTCCAGATATTTTTGACGAGTCTGTAAAGCCAGCTGATTTTGCTGCAAAAGCATCTTTTTCTGATGCCCATCATATATCGGAATCGAAACACCTACACCGACGCCCAATCCGAAGTTTTTATAAGGGGTCTGGGTAAATGAAGATTGATAGCCTCCATCAGAAAATGCGGTAATCTTTGGTTTATAATTATACTTGATAATCTCACTGTCATTAGTGATTTTGAGACTGTCAGCTTTATAAGCCTGGGTATAAACACTTTCTTTAAAATCGGTAGGGATAGGTGTTTTGCTAATACTTGGAGTATCTAAAGCAGGAAAATGTGTATCTACAATACCACACAGATAGTTAAGCAGGGCATAATTGCTTTGCCAATCAGCTTGCTGTTGTTGCAGGGTAAGCTCGTTCTGCTGTAAGGTAACTTTAAAGGTTAGATAATCCGTTTGTTTGAAAACAGAAGATTGGGTTAATTTTTTTAGAATCACATCCTCCTGATTCAGTAAACTGATGATTTCCCGGCTTAGCTCATATCGTTGCTGACT is part of the Chryseobacterium lactis genome and encodes:
- a CDS encoding efflux RND transporter periplasmic adaptor subunit — translated: MKQLFYLILVSILTFSCKKNDPGASEEAKPAAKPKTEVSVAYPSDTIQLNNDITLNATATYLLKSDAKANSTGYITNMTVRLGDRISRGSVLFGLQTKEARALGNTINQLDKSFRFSGTTTVVSPATGYVVMLNHQIGDYVQDGEILATITDASSFGFVVDVPYEYLQLIKNKNSLSVKLPDGNSLPAKVAKVMPSVDAISQTVKVLLQVPNSNSIPENLIGTVTFSKSTAYGLSVPKMAVLSDETQSSFWVMKMTNDTTAVKTPVEKGIETDRFIQIKSGNLTTKDRVITSGNFGLDDTAAVKIKTP
- a CDS encoding efflux RND transporter permease subunit, with the translated sequence MKKSFFVTYRSPLLILIFLILTGGIYSYTKIQSALFPQVTFPKIKVIADVGQQPVGQMTVGVTKVLENAIKKVPDLQVLKSTTSRGSCEISAFMSWKVNVDLAKQQVESSINEIRNQLPPETNITVEKMSPSILPVIGYSLNSDTKDPIALKQLALYTIKPFLSQVPGVSEIRVIGGQDKEFRVLMNQQMMARLGITSANVEQAINTTNFIKSNGYSSDFRYLYLTLTDAQIRNESQLKNLVVSNNGNRIVLLGDIAEINIHNAKQYIKVNANGKESILIAVIQQPNANVVELTNAMNAKISDLQKTLTKDVVLKPYYVQADFVNDSIKSVTDALWIGLLLAIIVAIIFLRSWKASAVILITIPITLSLTMLVLYAIGQTFNIMTLGAIAAAIGLIIDDAIVVVEQIHRTHEEHPEESSKTLVQKAINYLLKAMVGSSLSTIVIFLPFILMSGVAGAYFKVMTDTMIVTLICSFFATWVLLPVIYLFLSSGKAKEKNLQHHDVKERKWVGFFIRKPLFSYLFILFLIIITALILPNISTGFLPEMDEGSIVLDYKSPPGTSLEETDRELKIVEKIIVANPEVAAYSRRTGTQMGFFITEPNTGDYLIQLKKDRSKTTAEVTDEIRSKIEASGLPLTVDFGQVISDMLGDLMSSVQPIEIKVFGTDQKIIENYSKKIADIVGKVNGTADVFDGIVIAGPSMIITPKLPVLAQYKIALPDFQSQLQANLDGNVVGNIFDQVQFTPIRLLYNSKTNQSLNDINNSMISLPNGTLKPLSEFATVAVTSGSAEVNREDLQTLGIVTARLDNGDLGGTINEIQKQIDQKIKLPAGYSVIYGGAYAEQQRSFRELLIILGISCLLVFSVMLFLFRNITVAFLILFISVLGISGGILLLFLTNTPLNVGSYTGLIMMVGIIGENAIFTYLQFHESLAAKTKEQAIIYAISTRLRPKLMTALGAIIALMPLALGIGTGAQMHQPLAIAVIGGFLVALPLLLIVFPTLLNKIHLKQTEE
- a CDS encoding BspA family leucine-rich repeat surface protein, with protein sequence MYKKQLVTIFLFLFFSSYAQTEFITSWKPNINGTISNAISFGGTGTSYTIQWEEVGYPQHTGVLNSVTSNSGNPITISFGTSLNTNPVQATYKLKVSNGSGLFYGFRAGLNTIGTFPTVQLVEVSQWGDIIWLQQFNGGFASCPNLNVTATDTPNLTQINNLSQMFFNCPSLIGNTSFSNWNTSTIINMSSMFGGATLFNQNIGTWNTANVTNFSSMFSNTSAFNQNLSNWNTASGTNFSSMFSGAAAFNQPLNSWNTSNATNFRYVFSNTASFNQPLDHWNTSKITDFEHMFADAVSFNQPIGNWDVSKVDYSAGFNMFNGASHFDQDISTWNIQLQNFSGNSIFFGLKNSGLSCTNYNNFLIALNNNPTWASSTITSGSIDATGLIYSTPQAIMARAQLVNKGLNIIGDSYSTCVLSTTEPSKQLKTQAYPNPTTGMITVEATVNENVYLYDSTGKIIKNITLSKGNNRIDLTEYPAGNYLLKGNSIFTKIIKK
- a CDS encoding TolC family protein; its protein translation is MNTTYTYLTRWFIVLTTLILCFSVKAQTTEHALPYFIKTAQINSPLLNDYNNQVISNKIDSLKLRATYGFIITGEANAGYSPNIKGWGYDNALTNGQSLFAGVRVVKEFISRNNLDTRLKAYDASIAQILAQKHLTIQTLNKQITDQYIATYSSQQRYELSREIISLLNQEDVILKKLTQSSVFKQTDYLTFKVTLQQNELTLQQQQADWQSNYALLNYLCGIVDTHFPALDTPSISKTPIPTDFKESVYTQAYKADSLKITNDSEIIKYNYKPKITAFSDGGYQSSFTQTPYKNFGLGVGVGVSIPIYDGHQKKMLLQQNQLALQTRQKYLEQTERQYQQQIFQIQNQMEQYYKMIGTATQQINYAKTLVEANARQLPTGDVRMVDFILSINNLLNLKGNIIQYNATLFNLQNQMQYLIIQ
- a CDS encoding phosphatase PAP2 family protein; amino-acid sequence: MKFLIFLLLPFAISAQNDSLNKPVKDSAAIMAYNSIIRDSLSTPTPFKLKPRQFIIPGVLITYGVLATETKWFKKINFDTRNEIMEDHPTFGTSIDNYTQFLPGAAVFALQAFGIKGQSSVKKELIVYAMSIGISTAIVIPTKKLTHQERPDGSNNQSFPSGHTALAFASAEFLRREYWNVSPWIGVAGYVVATGTGILRMYNNKHWLGDVAAGAGVGILSTTLSYWLYDKIHIGKNKNNQVHLFPGYSDKQFSIGLIKQF
- a CDS encoding YncE family protein, whose product is MNTKLISVLAISLAFSFNVYGQKASPMKVIDTFNIGGDDSGWDYLSLNPQNNQLYVSHGSRVNIIDKMTGAPVAEIEETNGVHGIAFVPNTNKGYISCGKLDKVKVIDTETHKVTNEIQVGKNPDAVFYETFSKNIVVCNGKSNDLSIIDPKTNTVIKTINVDGKPETAVSDGKGRIFVNIEDKNEIVVIDAKTFTVLFHWGLDHEEGPSGLAIDIKNNRLFSTCDKMLVILDANTGKLIKKLPIGDHCDGVVFDAKSNTIYTSNGEGNISVIHQDNARQYAQLPNIETKKGARTIALDSSTHHLYLPTADFSATEKDSRGRARILPGTFQVLAVGTTKNK
- a CDS encoding helix-turn-helix domain-containing protein gives rise to the protein MKTQKQITVYNEKESFKTDTIENFYISYYQDERKNLNRTDSHQHTYYEIIWIEKGKGVHTIDFKNYEFSGPCLFLLHPKNVHRIYKETPTSGGVIKFNDNFFVNEDSHSKFLLKYGVFDDIDVLPVINLNEEEKAEITDFFRLMCKQSDNGDAFSAHIILNLLKSFLLKIYQIKKKSCSIEDISDHRFLRFKQFQELLENHFIQHHSVSFYAEKLKISSKTLSTVCKLISHKTAQELIKERILLEAKRMLMYTDLSVKEVAYHLGFEDHAYFTRFFTSNVLQNPSDFKKANT
- a CDS encoding MBL fold metallo-hydrolase produces the protein MMDRITFLKNSALAVAAVPLLSFMKKPDKIPTPMKKLCTACGTQFPEDYNEKLCAICNEERQYIPVTGQTWTTHEQLLTNHTTQIVQLNEHLYEIVITPRFAIGQRAFLVVSKNGNILWDCIPLLDQHVIDFINEKGGVQAIAISHPHYYSNMNDWAEQFKCPIYIHKKDELYINEKGSRIKLWEGNEMPLWDDIKIVNIGGHFAGSSILLHKNMSEKGTMLSGDTMYLSPNLKHFAIMYSYPNRMPLPISEIKRIKKRLEDLEFDAVYGFYSYQNLTKNVKQILNSSIEKYLS